actgtgccaccagggaagtccctgaaggttccaatttcttcaatCTTTTCCAACACTTTGTATGGTCAGTCTttataattttagccattttagtggctgtgaaatggtatctcattgtggttggaATTTtcacttccctaatgactaatgatgtttaacatctttttgtgtacttttttgccatcatttttatcttctttgatgaagtaCCTGTTTACTATTTTtggccattttaaaaattgaattgtattttttatttttttggctgtgcccacATGGCTTATGAGATCTTAgatcctcaaccagggatcgaacccaggccctcagcagtagaagtgcagagtcctaaccactggactgccagggaattccagagCTAtgttcttattgttgagttttgagagctcTCTATATATCCTGCATACAAGTTCTTTTATCAGGTGTATGTTTTGCAAAGATCTTATCCCCATCtgtggcttctttttgttttcttgaagtataattgacatatattaatTTCAGGCTGCTTTAATTCTTTTAACAGTGTCACTGAAGAGCAGaggtttaattttgatgaaatccatttGTTCTTTGGATTGTACTGCTGTTGctctaagaaatctttacctaaCCCCAGATGATAAAGGTTTTCTCCTAGAAGTTTaaagttttcagttttacatTTACGTCTGATTCATTTTGGCTCTGTGTGTGTCATCTATCTGTATGGCTCCAGGTATGGCtttaagttcattctttttgcaTACAGGTAGCCAGTTGTCCAGCACCATTAGCTGAAAAGCTAAaccttctccactgtacatttctgttCCGCTGATCTATTTGTCCTAATGACAGTACCACCCTGTCTTAATTACTGAGGATTTATACGAattcttgaaatcaggtaatgtTAGCTTTCCAGCTTGGTGCTTTTAAACGTTATTTTGTCTGTTCTGGTTACTGTGCATTTCTGTATGAGTTTTAGGAAaaaagcttgtcaatttctacccaAAATCTGGTAGGATTTTGAttggcattgcattgaatctgtagaccaaCTGAGGGAGAACTGACAACCCCTGAACAaggcatatctctccatttatttaggttttctttaatttctctcagtattTTGTAGGTCATGTTTACAGATCTTTCACATCtttgtcagatttatccctaagtatttcaggtttcttgatgctattgtaaatggtatttttaaattagaatttctgGTTGTTGCTTGGCTACATATagcagttgatttttgtatattgctcttgtatcctgcaaccttgcaaAACTcacttattaaaagaaaagtgagaaaaaaaaataacactctTTACAGATGATTGGCTTTGTGTTGGAGCAAGCCTTTAATGCTTAGCCAGGCTGTTTACAACTCTGCCTTAGCTTTCAGTCCTGCTTGTGTAGAGCCTGAATGCTAGACATGAAAGCTTATTGTTTTCTCAGGCATTTCTGAGCAAATATCCAGCCCTGGGCATGCGTTATGCTTTGATTCCCCAGTATACTGTGGGACCTTTTAAAAGGCCTTTCTCCCTATCATCTCCTTTCCCAAGCTCTTTCTTCCCAGATCTTTCCCTTGCCCAGGTTATTGCAGGCAATACTTATGCCTTTAAATACTTTCAGCAAAAGTTGCCCAGCCCTGGGAACACTAAGTCTGGCAAAACAAAGGTGAGCTCTTGCACTGGTCCTCCAGGGAGCCGCCAGATAGCCAGTAACCCACAACCACCACTCTGTGAGAACtgttttcctccctctggtacTAGCAACCCACCCAGGTGACTTCCAGGAAATTTAACAGATCAGTGCCTTTATGTTTCcccttcatttttcactttttccctTTTGGGAGTCAGATGTTAAAGACTAGGACATTCAAAAGTATCTGTATATAtggggaaaattagaaagtaacCACAATACCTAAGGAAAGGCTCAGAAAAGACGATATTACGTTTACACCTCAGGCTGATCCTTGGTACAAAGACAGCCTACGAcaattcagaaaaacaaaacaatggcaaaccctggggaagggggagaatctGATTCCCAGAGTTACCATATTACCAGATTCAAATGTCCAGTATTCAACAAAAAAGTCacaagacatgcaaagaaacatgAGAGTATGGcctattcaaaagaaaataaatcaccaGAATCTTGTCCCTGAAAAAGACTTAATGGCAGCTATATTAGACAAAGACTTGAAAATGATggtcctggggacttccctgatgatgcagtggtgaagaatccacctgccaatgcaggggacatgggttcaagccctggtccgggaagatcccacatgccgcagagcagctaagcccgcgcgccacaactactgagcctgagctctacagcccatacacaactactgagcccgtgtgccacaactgctgaagcccacgtgcctagagcctgtgctctgcaacaaagagaagccactgcagcccacacaccacaatgaagagtagcccccgctcgccagggcttaatatttatattaatatttatattttatgtaaatattaatatttaatattaattaaaaataaccagtggaccaaagaggaaatcacaggggaaattagaaaatacttagaatgaatgaaaaaaacaaagcataccaaaacttatgggatgcagcaaaagcagtgctaaggggAAATTATAGCTGTAAATGTTCacgttaaaaaaacaagaaagatcttGTCAGCCATCTAACTTTCaacttaaaaactagaaaaagaacaaactaaaccaaaagctagcagaaggaaggaaataaagattacaGCAAAGATACAAAATTCagtatagaaaaacaatagagaaaatcagtgaaaccaaaagtttgttctttaaaaagatcaatgaaattttaGCTAGATGGACtaaggaaaaaagacacaagtcattaaaatcagaaatgaaagcaaggggacttccctggtgccgcagtggttaagaatctgtctgccagtgcaggggacccaggttcgatccctggtccaggaagatcctacatgccatggagcaactaagcctgcacacctagagcctttactccccaacaagagaagccactgcaatgagaagcccaccaccacaacaaagagtagcctcctcgcctcaaatagagaaagcccctgtGTGGCaacggaagacccaacgcagccaaaaataaaaataaacaaatttatatatttaaaaaaatgaaagcagggacATTGCTACTAattctacagaaagaaaaaagggtttTAAAAGAGtactatggggacttccctggtagtacagcagttaggactccttgctcccagggcagggggcctgggttcaatccctggtcagcaaactagatcccgcatgctgcaactaagacctggtgcagccaaataaataaataaaattttttttaaaagagtactATGAGCAATTAATTGTACACCAACAAATCAGATTACCTGGGTGAAATGGACAtgttcctagaaacacaaaacctatCAAGActaaatcacaaagaaataaacaatctgaatagacctataactagtaaggagattgaatcactaCTCAACAATTTcccaggaaagggcttccctggtggcacagtggttaagaatccgcctgccaatgcaggggacatgggtttgaggcctggtccgggaagatcccacaggccgcggagcaactaagcccgtgcgccacaactgctgagcggGCAttgtagagcccacaagccacaactactgagcccatgtgcctagagcccgtgatccgcaacaagatgaaactaccacaatgagaagcccgtgcaccgcaacaaagagtagcccctggtgaccgcaactagacaaagcctgcatgcagcaatgaagacccaacacagccaaaaataaacaaataattaaaaaaaaaaatttcccaagaaagaaaagcctTGGACCTAATGGCTTCactgtgaattctaccaaatatttaaagaactaacaccaatccttctcaaatttttccaaaatatttcagaggaagaaacacttcctaactcattctgtgaggccagcataactttgataccaaagccagaagaCACTACAGGAAAAcgatagaccaatatcccttttgaacatagatgaaaaaaatcttcagcaaaatactagcaaacaattcAGCAACACTtgaaaaggattatacatcatgaccaagtgagatttattcctggaatacaAGGATGATCAATGTAACAAGctacatcaacaaaatgaaggaaaaaaaacacatgatcatctcaactgatgTAGAAAAAGCAAGATTCTGCACCCTTTCGTGATTAAAAACACTCAGTAAAATAGGAAAAGAGGGGAACTACTTCCACACAATAAAATCCGTATATGAAAATCCCACAGcaaacataatactcaatggcttttcctctaagatcaggaacaaggcaaggatgcccactttcaccacttttattcaacatagtaatgGAAGTTCTAGTCAGAGCCATTaggttataaaagaaataaaaggcatccaaattagaaaggaagaagtaaaagtatcTCTGCAGATgaatgatcttatatgtagaaaatcctaaagactgttagaactaataaatgacttCAGCAAAGTTAGAAGCTGTTAGAACTAAGAAAtgactgttagaactaataaatgacttcagcaaagtagcaagatacaaagtcaacacacaaaaatcagttgtatttctatacacaatgaacaatccaaaaaggaaattacaaaaatgattccagggcttccctggtggcacagtggttaagaatccacctgccactgcaggggagctgggttcgagccctgggctgggaagatcccacatgccgcggagcaactaagcccgtgcaccacaactactgagcctgcgctctagagcctatgagccacaactactgaagcccgcgtgcctagagctccgcaacaagagaagccactgcaatgagaagcctgcacaccacaacaaagagtagccctggctcattgaaactagagaaagcccgcgtgcagcagcaaggacccaacgcagccaaaaataattaattttaaaaaatgattccatatatagtagcatcaaaaagaataaaatacttaggaattaaccaaggaggtaaaagacatgtacaatgaaaactacaaaacactcctgaaagaaattatagacataaataaatggaaacacatcccacgatcatggactggaagacttaatgttgttaaaagtggacttccctggtggtccagtggtaaagaacctgcctttcaatgcaggggacagaggttcgatccctggttggggaacaaagatctcacatgccgcggggaAACTAAACCCGTGTACCACAACCAcggagctcacgcgcctcaacaagacagcccacgtgccgcaaactacagagcccacgcgctctggagcctgcatgccagaactagagagagaaaacccgcacactgcaactagagagaagcccgagtgccacaatgaggagcccgcgccaCAACAGAGGATCCCGCACGCCTCAATGAAGACCCCATGTGCCTCAAccgacgtggccaaaaaaaataaattaaaaaaaaattgttaaaatgttagtagtacccaaagcaatctatagattcagtgcaattcttaAAATATCAAGGACTtttatacagaaatagaaaaacactaaaactcATATGGGATCTCAAGGGACCCCAACagacaaaacaattttgaaaaagactaaaactggaggaatcacacttctTGGTTTCAAAACCtaatacaaagctatagtaatcacaACAGTATTGACATAAAaagagacagacatatagatcaatgaaatagaatagagagcccagaaataaaccctcgaATATACAATCAAATGATTTTTGAGAAGGGTGCCAAGGccattcaatgaggaaaggacagccttttcaacaaatggtgctgggaaaactggataaccacatgcaaaagaatgaagttggactcttacctaacactatatacaaaagtaactcaaaatggatcaagggccaaaatataaaacctaaaacaataaaattcttgGAAAAACATAGGACAGAAGCTTCATAATATTGGATTTGGTGATGATTTCTCAGATATGACAACAAAGgcataggcaacaaaagaaaaaatagacaaattggacttcatgaaaattaaactttttacatTGAGACagtatcaacaaaataaaaaggcaaccaacagaatgggagaaaatatttccaaatcacttATTTGATAAGGgattagtatctagaatatatagagaactcctaaaacaacacacacacacacacacacacacacacacacacacacacacaaaatcagattcaaaaatgggcaaaggacttgaatagacatttctccaaaaaagatatgtgaatggccaataagcacatgaaaagatgcttaacatcactaattattagggaaacgcaaatcaaaattacaatgagataccacctcacacctatcaggaTGGTTACtgtcaaaaaaacagaaaacagtattcggtgaggatgtggagaagttggaacacttgtgcactattggtgggattgtaaaatgggaaagccactgtggaaaacagtatgtaggctcctcaaaaaattaaaaatagaattaccatatgacccagcaattccactttagggtatatatccaaaaaaattaaaagcacagtctcaaagagatatttgtaaaCCCATGTTCATAGGAGCAGTATTCACAACAGCTAAAACaggaaagcaacccaagtgtccatcaaccaatgaatggataaacaaaatgtggtatatacatacaatggaatattattcagacctaaaaaggaaggaaattctgcaatatgctataacatagatgaatcttgagaacattatgctaagtgaaataagccaatatttatcttattaaaagataaatactgtatgattccacttatattagGTACGTAGAGTAGTCAAGAGCACAGGACAGACACAAGGTataatgatggttgccaggggctggggagaacaGGGAGTTATTGTTTATAGCTGTAGAGTTTCagatttacaagatgaaaagagatgggaatggatggtggtgatggctacacaacaatgtgaacgtatttaatgccacttaaaaatgattaagatagtaaattttttgttatgtgtattttaactcaataagaaaaaagaaattactatCAGTAAGAGAATATATAACTTGAGGTAtaattcatacaatggaataccatataacaataaaaaatgaatcaacTGCACGACACCACAGATGAATCACACGGTGCTGATGAAAAAACAAGACGTAAAAGAACATACACAGAATGATTCTATTTACCTAAAGTTCAAAAGCAGACAAATTATATTGTATAAAGATGCATACAAGGAATGGTGTGAGTCAAAATGAAAACAGgtatatgaataacaaaagaagatGACCTCTAGTGGTTCCCAATCTTAGCACTACCTCCAAATCACCAGGGGTGGGGCAGCCTAAAAAATCTACCCACATCTAGGTTCCACACCCCTAAGTTCTGATTTCATTGTGTCTGCGATGCTGGCTTTAGGCATCCAGTTTCAAATCTCcaggtgtttctttcttttcctttttttttttttgggccacactgtgccacgcggcttgtgtgatcttagttcccagactggggattgaacccatgccccaggcagtgaaagcgcagagtcctaaccactggaccgccagggagttccctccaGGTGTTTCTAATGTGAAGACAAAGTTGAGGATGCTGCCTGCTCTAAGGTGGAGCAAGAGGGCTGTGATAGGGAAGGCCAAATGTGGGGCCTCTGGGGTGCTGGCAATGGTTTTCCTTGACCTGGGGGGAGTTTCACAGGTGTTAGCTTCATAATTTTTCACTCTACATTCATTTTATGCCCTTATCTATACATGTCAGCTCTTCTCTTTTTCCACAGCATACACATAGGTGTTCCAGGGCCCACAGCTCACGGTCCTTACTTGGAGTTGCTTATCTACAAAGTACTTCACACGGCAGGGCCGATCCAAGCTGGTCGTGTCTTTGTGGCCAAGCTGTCCATATTTACCTAAAGTGAAATGAGCTGCTTTGCCATCCTCTCCACTGGGCCTTGTGGCTTTTCCCCTCCAGGAAGGAAAAACAGCCCATTGACTGAAGTGCTGGGCTTAAGCCACCAGTCTGCTGGTGTCTGCTCTGTGAATTCAGGAGACCAGCACCACAGAGCCTCCAGGACCAGGCAATTCCACAGGTCCCCAAGAGGAAAGATGCTCCTCCAGGCTCCCCACTCCTAAGCTCAGATGTTCAgagcagagatttttattttatctttttctctacCCAGTGCCAGACCAAAAGATGTTTCATGACTGCTGGCTAAATATTCCCTTAAGACAAATACCTTTTCAGAAAGGTAGATGGGAAATACTGACATGTTGTCCTATTTCTCTCTTGTCTGGTCTCTGCCCCTCTTAGTGTGCCTAGATCTGTTCCAGAGAAGGGAGTAGACAGTTTTTCAGTCCCAATGGTCAGGCCGAGTCCCCTGCTTCCACTTCTCTGCATGGCTGTTGTCACCTGCCCTCTACTCCCAGGTCTTTCCTCCCCTTGGTTTAAGCATCACAAAAGCAAACCTTTTACTCACCCCAGCCCCAGGTGTAGAGGTCCCCCGTTCCTGTAACCAAAGGACAGCAAAAGGACAGTAAGGAGCTGACACCACTGCTCTTTGACTAGGCATTTGTCCAGCTCGGCCTGCCAGCATGTTCTGGTCACCACGAGACTTACTTGGCGTAGCAAAACATATCCTCTCTCTCTTTAACAACTGTCTAGTCACATTTGGGGTGATAAAGGATCCAAACTGAAAAAGTTCACCTCCCTATATGCGGACTGATTGGCCTGCAACTGACAGCTGCTGAGTTTAGGACAGCCCTGCTGTCAGATGAAAGGCTGGCAACACTAGCCTCCCTCCAGAAGGAAGAACCTTCGGGGCCTGACAGGCTGGGGAGCCACTGTTAAAGCCCCGTGGGAGTGTACTGAGTGGGGCAGCTACTCAGTACACGTCAAAGATGCTTAATTAAAATGGTAGTTGTTTAGGTGACCACACCCTTTTCTGCAGCCACCAGCTAGAGAGCGGGGTGGAGGGCCTCCCGCTCCATCCTGAACCAGCCTACCCAGCCCCACTCACTTGTCACCACCGCTGTGTGCCGGGATCCACAGCTGGCCTTGACTGCATCTGAGCCCAGGGGGAGGTCCAGTAAAGCCGGGAAGGGCTGGACAGCTATGAAGGGGGCGGGGGCTCCATCCTCACCCCCGGCTACTGTCTTCACTTCAGAACCATCTTCATTCAGTCCTGAGGCTTCAGAGAAGTAATAAGagggatgatgataatgatgctgAACACTCAGCACTGATCTAAACCTCATTCATATACTGACTCACTCACTACAACAGCTGACACACTTGCTCTAGCTCCAGAGCCATCGCTCCCAACCCCACATTCCCTGGGAAGTGCTGGAGTTGACAGGCTTGTGGGGCATGTAGTGCTGACACTGGCATCAGCCTTGCCGTGCTCCCTCTCATAAGGGGCTCAGAGTCCTTCATTGTGTCCTGGGGTCCCAAGGATGTCACGTACCCTTTTGAGCACTGTAGCTCTCAGGCCAACAATATGGCCAGGAGTCAGGAATGACAGAAACATGTGGAAATCAAGAATTGACCCTCAccaacagacttgtggttgccaaggaggagggggatggggaagggatggattgggagtttgggattagcagatgtcaactattatatataaatggataaacaaggtcctactgtgtagcacagggaactgtatgcaatatgctgtgataaaccataatggaaaagaatatgtatacatatatgtataactgaatcattttcccatacagcagaaattaacacaacataaatgaactatacttcaataaaatatatcaaaaaaaaagaattgactcTCACCTTCTGCGGTTGTCTTTCCATCCTCTGCCAGGCtcttggtgggcagggccagctgCCCTGATTCATTCCAGCCCCAGATATAAATATCCCCAGCCTCTGAAAGAGAGATAAAGGGGCCCCATTAACAGACTGTGTTCGCCCCCTCCACCTCCTAAGCATGGGCATCCATCCAGACTCCACTACACCCCACTAGTTCCCTAAAGACAactcctgcctgccctgcccaaGTCAGCACTCCAGGCAGAGTGCTTTCCTCAGGGCCCAGCAGCTTCCTGGTCTCAACAGGGCCCCTTCCCCCTTAAGTGCCTTCAGGTCACCCTATTCTTAAAGGAAGTCTCTTGCTGGCTCTTCCTCTccactttcattttttccttttttgttaaatTGCACCCCCTACTCCCCCCGCGTGCAGTTTGGAAATGTGGCCCTGGAAGTTCCCCAGTGGTCTTTTTTTCACATCCACTGAGCCCAGGCCCCTTTCGTCAGCCCTACCTGCCACCGGTCCTACTGAAggccttttaaaaaactgttttaacTGAGATGgtattggtttataacattatataagtttcatgtgtacagcattatattttgacttctgtatGCACTACAGTGTGCTTATCACCAAGAGGTTAGTTTTCATCTGTCACCATCCAGCCAACCCCCTTTACCCATtgcacccttcccctcccccggaGGCCTCTGGAAGCTCTCACAACACTGGAGTTGGTTGATTGGAGCAACAGCCCTATGCTAAAAATTCACTAACAGCAGTGGCTAATTTTTATCAAGTGCTTATTCTGTGCCACTGTTTTAAGCacaatatccccattttattcaagagaaaacttgaggcacagagaggttaggtgctCTGCCCAAGATCACGAGGGGCAGGGTGATGATTTGAACCTGGGAGGTCTGGTCTGAAGCATCTGTGCTCCAACCATGCGACACCAAGGCCTCAAATGCCTTTTGGACCTTAGTGCGAGACTTCCCATTGGGCTCACCTTCCagccctctcttctcttccctccagCCCACTCATTCTCAAGCCTGGCTGCCGACCCAGGCCCATTACATGTGAATATGGACAGGACAGTACAGGCATAGGTAGCTTTTAAAGACCCCTGATGAAACCATGCCCCATAGAGTTAACAGAAGCTGATAACTAATAGAAATTCTTGAACTTCTCTTACAGAACAACAGATGACGGAACAGCCTGTTAAAACCCCTTTGCTTGTTAAGTGCCTTCATTGATTAAgttcactttcattatttttctttttttctctttaattgcaTACCTTCCCAGCTTCATGCAACTCAGTTGTTTcacaggaacttggagtcagctccTGCCCAATGAAAGCCAGCTGGGGACTAGTTGGGGCCACTGACCCTAAAACTGGGCCTGTGCAGATGTCCAGTGGATGGCCTTTTGATGTCAGAGGGCtggaaaactccaccctcagatcatGCTAAGCGCCTccacttttttgttttggctacactgcgcggcttgtgggatcttagttccccaaccagggactgaaccaggGCCCCTgaagtgaaagcgccgagtcctaaccactggaccgccagggaattcccaaagtgCCTCCATTTTGAATATGCAGACGCATGTGACCCAGATATGCCTACTCAGAACACTGATTACCTCACCTTCTTCCCTacctccaatcacctttccccacgcCTAAGACCACCCTGCTTATCCCATAAATACCCCAACTCCCTTCAGGGAGGCAGATCTGAGACTTATTATTCTCCCAtttcctcgcttggctgccttgtgaacaAAGAGTTTCTTGGCTGTAAACCTGGCATCTCAGCGTCTAGCTTGCTGCGTATCAGGACCTGGTCGGTAATGATATAAGTGGAGGCCAGAGCCCCAAATGCAGATCCTTGCAAAGATCATTCGCTCCCAGCTGCACCCAACAGCCTAGAGATCAGCTACACCTGGATCACCTGCCAGAGTGGTGAACACAATCTAAAGTGAAACTCCTCATTCTGGTCCTGGGTCACCAGCCATGGCACCACCAGAGCTCACACTCACCATCATCATCCTCCCGGTGGGCATCCAAGTGTCCACTGTGTGCCACACATCACGGCCACCCGGGCAactgctgccttttttttctccttagctcGGTTGCCCCTCACCCCTTCATTCTCCCTTGGGGAGTATTTTAGAAAGACAGCCCTGGCTGGAGGCAGACGGAGGGGAGGGGTAGTGAGACCAGTAACAGAAGACAGGAAACAATTGTGACAGTCCGAGTGCGAGTGGGTGATGGTGGCAGCAGAGGGGCTGAATCTGAGAGGCGTTAGGGAGTCATGAATGACTGGGCTGGCTGATGTGGGAGGAGCTTGGGAGGAGGCCCGGCTAGGGCACCCATCAATTTGCgagagaaggagaaaggtttGGAGCCTACGAGACCTTGAGCTGGTTTTGGAAAAGCACTAGGTCACTCACCACTCACACACAGAGAGTGCCAGCCACCTGCGGCCACCTCAGCCATGGTTAGGCCCTGCAGCGCCTGCAGCAGCCTCGGCTCCGGCTCTGCCTCCAGAGTCCCGTGGCCCAGCTGTCCGTGCCTGAGCAAGGGAGACCCTAGTCAACTACACCAAGCAgtctccttcccctttcctccccttccctccccaattGCTCTCTCCTGCCCCCTGTATGCTCTCCTCCCACTCCGAGCCACATTTAcccgcacccccccacccccaccccgtcatCGCCGCAAAAGCCCAGCCGGCCCACCTCACCTGCCCCCGCCCCAGGAGAACACCTGGCCCGCCGCGTCCAGCAGCAACGCGTGCTCAGCGCCCAGCTCCAGCCGGCGCGCCCGCAGTGTCGGGGCCAGAGGCCGGTAGAAGGGCGGCCGGGGGCTCACGTAGGCGCGAGCGCAGGGCAGCAGCGGCAGCGGCCCAGCCTGGGTCTCATCGCCGACCGGTCCGTCTTCCCGCTCGGCCTCCGGCACGGTCTGGGCCCAGAGGGGCTCCCCGCGCAGCGCCGA
Above is a genomic segment from Pseudorca crassidens isolate mPseCra1 chromosome 1, mPseCra1.hap1, whole genome shotgun sequence containing:
- the RCCD1 gene encoding RCC1 domain-containing protein 1 isoform X1, with the translated sequence MAEERRGAWFGFGFCGFGQALGSGRGRQVHSPEPLRAPGAGLDVCRVSASWSYTAFVTREGGRVELSGFAVGAAGGCRDAWASEELLVVLRAGPGPGAGTELQAWAPGSALRGEPLWAQTVPEAEREDGPVGDETQAGPLPLLPCARAYVSPRPPFYRPLAPTLRARRLELGAEHALLLDAAGQVFSWGGGRHGQLGHGTLEAEPEPRLLQALQGLTMAEVAAGGWHSLCVSEAGDIYIWGWNESGQLALPTKSLAEDGKTTAEASGLNEDGSEVKTVAGGEDGAPAPFIAVQPFPALLDLPLGSDAVKASCGSRHTAVVTRTGDLYTWGWVRRPLTIVEHRLRTRRLSGHGLRVQPLRGTWDLPGLGHEPVSPASAGGLSTTAPPGKPC
- the RCCD1 gene encoding RCC1 domain-containing protein 1 isoform X6 is translated as MAEERRGAWFGFGFCGFGQALGSGRGRQVHSPEPLRAPGAGLDVCRVSASWSYTAFVTREGGRVELSGFAVGAAGGCRDAWASEELLVVLRAGPGPGAGTELQAWAPGSALRGEPLWAQTVPEAEREDGPVGDETQAGPLPLLPCARAYVSPRPPFYRPLAPTLRARRLELGAEHALLLDAAGQVFSWGGGRHGQLGHGTLEAEPEPRLLQALQGLTMAEVAAGGWHSLCVSEAGDIYIWGWNESGQLALPTKSLAEDGKTTAEASGLNEDGSEVKTVAGGEDGAPAPFIAVQPFPALLDLPLGSDAVKASCGSRHTAVVTRTGDLYTWGWVFFFFLASPHNL
- the RCCD1 gene encoding RCC1 domain-containing protein 1 isoform X2, which codes for MAEERRGAWFGFGFCGFGQALGSGRGRQVHSPEPLRAPGAGLDVCRVSASWSYTAFVTREGGRVELSGFAVGAAGGCRDAWASEELLVVLRAGPGPGAGTELQAWAPGSALRGEPLWAQTVPEAEREDGPVGDETQAGPLPLLPCARAYVSPRPPFYRPLAPTLRARRLELGAEHALLLDAAGQVFSWGGGRHGQLGHGTLEAEPEPRLLQALQGLTMAEVAAGGWHSLCVSEAGDIYIWGWNESGQLALPTKSLAEDGKTTAEASGLNEDGSEVKTVAGGEDGAPAPFIAVQPFPALLDLPLGSDAVKASCGSRHTAVVTRTGDLYTWGWGKYGQLGHKDTTSLDRPCRVKYFVDKQLQVRTVSCGPWNTYVYAVEKEKS
- the RCCD1 gene encoding RCC1 domain-containing protein 1 isoform X5, whose protein sequence is MAEERRGAWFGFGFCGFGQALGSGRGRQVHSPEPLRAPGAGLDVCRVSASWSYTAFVTREGGRVELSGFAVGAAGGCRDAWASEELLVVLRAGPGPGAGTELQAWAPGSALRGEPLWAQTVPEAEREDGPVGDETQAGPLPLLPCARAYVSPRPPFYRPLAPTLRARRLELGAEHALLLDAAGQVFSWGGGRHGQLGHGTLEAEPEPRLLQALQGLTMAEVAAGGWHSLCVSEAGDIYIWGWNESGQLALPTKSLAEDGKTTAEASGLNEDGSEVKTVAGGEDGAPAPFIAVQPFPALLDLPLGSDAVKASCGSRHTAVVTRTGDLYTWGWGSLKAEAGKDIRLDTKMLTQRPLGFLPLSGPWPLTQS
- the RCCD1 gene encoding RCC1 domain-containing protein 1 isoform X4, coding for MAEERRGAWFGFGFCGFGQALGSGRGRQVHSPEPLRAPGAGLDVCRVSASWSYTAFVTREGGRVELSGFAVGAAGGCRDAWASEELLVVLRAGPGPGAGTELQAWAPGSALRGEPLWAQTVPEAEREDGPVGDETQAGPLPLLPCARAYVSPRPPFYRPLAPTLRARRLELGAEHALLLDAAGQVFSWGGGRHGQLGHGTLEAEPEPRLLQALQGLTMAEVAAGGWHSLCVSEAGDIYIWGWNESGQLALPTKSLAEDGKTTAEASGLNEDGSEVKTVAGGEDGAPAPFIAVQPFPALLDLPLGSDAVKASCGSRHTAVVTRTGDLYTWGWAVARKASGYSKDSSTEKTGPLASYRDTSVPTWRRSTFTRL
- the RCCD1 gene encoding RCC1 domain-containing protein 1 isoform X7; the protein is MAEERRGAWFGFGFCGFGQALGSGRGRQVHSPEPLRAPGAGLDVCRVSASWSYTAFVTREGGRVELSGFAVGAAGGCRDAWASEELLVVLRAGPGPGAGTELQAWAPGSALRGEPLWAQTVPEAEREDGPVGDETQAGPLPLLPCARAYVSPRPPFYRPLAPTLRARRLELGAEHALLLDAAGQVFSWGGGRHGQLGHGTLEAEPEPRLLQALQGLTMAEVAAGGWHSLCVSEAGDIYIWGWNESGQLALPTKSLAEDGKTTAEASGLNEDGSEVKTVAGGEDGAPAPFIAVQPFPALLDLPLGSDAVKASCGSRHTAVVTRTGDLYTWGWDCLIISNN